The following coding sequences lie in one Candidatus Neptunochlamydia sp. REUL1 genomic window:
- the rpsR gene encoding 30S ribosomal protein S18 has protein sequence MNKRRSFGFKKKKSCPFTAAGIKEIDYKDTETLEKFITERGKILPRRITGISHHYQQLLKKAIKKARHVALLPFVAEE, from the coding sequence GTGAATAAACGACGCAGTTTTGGATTTAAGAAGAAAAAATCCTGCCCTTTTACGGCCGCAGGGATTAAAGAAATTGACTACAAAGACACCGAAACCCTTGAGAAATTTATCACTGAGAGGGGAAAGATTCTCCCTCGGCGAATCACAGGGATTTCGCACCACTATCAGCAGCTGCTGAAAAAAGCGATTAAAAAAGCCAGACATGTGGCTCTACTGCCCTTTGTTGCGGAGGAATAA